In Acidimicrobiia bacterium, the following proteins share a genomic window:
- a CDS encoding sigma-70 family RNA polymerase sigma factor, whose translation MTSFEGVDVGITVRASAEVESFGEFYRSQYHPAVALAFAITGDRAAAEDITQEAFITAQKRWDRIAQYDAPHAWLRRVVTNRSISRIRRRHSETNAVIRLAAEPRGERGNALSAETVELWEAVRSLPRRQAQVVALTYLEGYTIPEVAEILGCRGTTAKTHLQRAKQSLAQKLQLVEEEA comes from the coding sequence ATGACATCCTTCGAAGGCGTCGATGTGGGGATAACAGTGAGGGCATCGGCTGAGGTCGAATCGTTCGGTGAGTTCTATCGCTCGCAGTATCACCCGGCGGTTGCACTGGCGTTCGCGATCACCGGGGACCGAGCTGCTGCCGAGGACATCACCCAGGAAGCCTTCATCACCGCACAGAAACGCTGGGATCGCATTGCACAGTACGACGCCCCGCATGCCTGGCTTCGGCGGGTGGTCACCAACCGATCGATTTCACGGATCCGGCGCCGCCACTCTGAAACGAACGCGGTGATCCGTCTCGCCGCCGAGCCTCGCGGTGAGCGCGGCAATGCACTGAGTGCCGAGACAGTCGAACTGTGGGAGGCCGTTCGGTCACTTCCCAGGCGGCAAGCCCAGGTCGTTGCGCTGACTTATCTCGAGGGGTACACGATTCCCGAGGTCGCCGAAATACTCGGCTGCCGAGGCACTACCGCCAAGACCCATCTCCAGAGAGCCAAACAATCGCTCGCTCAGAAGCTGCAACTCGTCGAGGAGGAAGCATGA
- the tal gene encoding transaldolase → MSTLHAISALKQSVWSDQVSRSMLDNGELRRLIDEDGISGVTSNPTIFANAITGSSDYDGAVSQLAAGGAGIEAIYAELVKRDIQDACDVLLPIWAKGGKQDGHVSVEVSPELAHDTEGTIADARAWWQRVDRQNLLIKVPATKAGLPAIEQLISEGISVNVTLIFSLDRYLAVMDAYLTGIERQLASGGDPGPVASVASFFVSRFDSEVDNRLTALGTNAALALRGKTAVANAQAAYGAFLDTFAGERWEALAAAGAQLQRPLWASTSTKNPDYDDLLYVEPLIVGDSVNTMPLATIDAYRDHGDPDPTPFGAEEITAARATLDHLAVAGVDYDDVVQVLEDEGVEKFAVSYRELLAGIAGQASS, encoded by the coding sequence ATGTCCACTCTTCATGCCATCTCTGCACTGAAACAAAGCGTCTGGTCGGATCAGGTTTCCAGGTCGATGCTCGACAATGGCGAGCTCAGGCGACTGATCGACGAAGACGGGATCAGCGGCGTCACGTCGAACCCGACGATTTTCGCCAACGCCATCACCGGATCTTCGGATTACGACGGTGCCGTCTCGCAGCTCGCCGCCGGCGGAGCCGGCATAGAGGCCATATACGCGGAGTTGGTGAAGCGCGATATCCAGGATGCCTGCGATGTTCTCCTACCCATATGGGCGAAGGGCGGCAAGCAAGACGGGCACGTCTCCGTCGAGGTCTCCCCCGAACTCGCCCACGACACCGAAGGCACCATTGCAGACGCCCGCGCCTGGTGGCAGAGGGTCGATCGGCAGAACCTGCTGATCAAAGTTCCGGCCACGAAAGCCGGACTGCCCGCCATAGAGCAGCTGATCTCTGAGGGCATCTCGGTCAATGTAACCCTGATCTTCTCCCTGGATCGCTACCTCGCGGTGATGGATGCCTACCTGACCGGCATTGAGCGCCAGCTCGCGTCCGGCGGCGACCCGGGGCCGGTTGCCTCGGTGGCGTCGTTCTTCGTGTCGAGATTCGACAGCGAGGTGGACAACCGCCTTACGGCCCTGGGGACGAACGCCGCTCTGGCACTACGCGGGAAGACTGCCGTGGCCAACGCTCAAGCCGCATATGGTGCGTTTCTGGATACGTTTGCCGGTGAGCGCTGGGAGGCGCTCGCCGCAGCCGGAGCCCAGCTGCAGCGCCCCCTGTGGGCCAGCACCAGCACCAAGAACCCCGACTACGACGACCTGCTCTATGTTGAGCCGCTCATCGTCGGCGACTCTGTGAACACGATGCCGCTGGCCACAATCGACGCCTATCGCGACCACGGCGATCCCGACCCAACGCCGTTCGGAGCAGAGGAGATCACCGCCGCCCGGGCCACCCTCGACCATCTGGCGGTAGCCGGTGTCGACTACGACGACGTGGTCCAGGTTCTCGAAGACGAAGGTGTCGAGAAGTTCGCCGTGTCGTACCGGGAGTTGCTGGCGGGTATAGCCGGGCAGGCAAGCAGCTAG
- a CDS encoding cobalamin B12-binding domain-containing protein → MPRRILIAKPGLDGHDRGAKVIARALRDAGHEVIYSGLHQTPDQIVETAIQEDVDAIGLSVLSGAHMTLFPKVVEALRRRDVDDIVVFGGGIVPDDDIPKLKEAGLAEIFTPGAPLSEITDWVSNNIPER, encoded by the coding sequence ATGCCACGGAGGATCCTGATCGCCAAACCCGGCCTCGACGGCCACGATCGGGGTGCCAAGGTCATCGCCAGAGCATTGCGGGATGCCGGTCACGAGGTGATCTACTCGGGTCTCCACCAGACACCCGACCAGATCGTCGAGACGGCCATTCAGGAGGACGTCGACGCGATCGGCCTCTCCGTTCTCTCCGGCGCGCACATGACCCTGTTTCCCAAGGTCGTGGAGGCCCTCCGCCGGCGAGACGTCGATGACATCGTCGTGTTTGGCGGTGGAATCGTACCGGATGACGATATCCCCAAGCTCAAAGAAGCGGGTTTGGCGGAGATCTTCACCCCGGGGGCTCCGCTCTCGGAGATCACCGACTGGGTGTCAAACAACATCCCCGAACGCTGA
- the sucC gene encoding ADP-forming succinate--CoA ligase subunit beta — MKIHEYQAKQLMAARGIAVPSGVAVTTVAEAVGAVRSLIESTGNPVVVVKAQIHAGGRGKGRFKEHPDVAGVNVVTDGIRGGVEAAEEQVRHLAARMLRSTLVTIQTGDEGKQVNHLYVEQGIDIARELYLSVLLDRAVSRNIVMASTEGGMEIEKVAAETPDKILRETVDPAIGLAGFQAARLGFGLELTGDAHRNFVKFVTALTSLAVELDTDLVEINPLVITTDGRVMALDGKMAFDDSGLFRHPDVEEMRDESEEDPAELEAKAVGLSYIKLDGTIGCLVNGAGLAMATMDTIKHVGGEPANFLDVGGGADADQVAAGFRIITRDPNVKGIFVNIFGGIMRCDVIASGVVQAVRDVGLEVPLVVRLEGTNVEEGRRIIEESGLDVISAVDMKDGAEKIVELAK, encoded by the coding sequence ATGAAGATCCACGAGTATCAAGCAAAGCAACTGATGGCGGCGCGGGGGATTGCGGTCCCGTCCGGCGTGGCGGTCACGACCGTGGCTGAGGCGGTTGGAGCGGTTCGATCCCTGATCGAGAGCACCGGCAACCCGGTGGTGGTGGTGAAGGCTCAGATCCACGCAGGCGGGCGCGGGAAGGGCCGCTTCAAGGAGCATCCAGATGTGGCCGGGGTGAACGTGGTCACCGACGGGATCAGAGGCGGCGTCGAGGCTGCCGAAGAGCAGGTCCGGCATCTCGCAGCTCGCATGCTCCGCTCGACGCTGGTCACCATCCAGACCGGTGATGAGGGCAAGCAGGTCAATCACTTGTATGTCGAGCAGGGCATCGACATTGCTCGTGAGCTGTACCTCTCGGTCCTGCTCGATCGCGCCGTTTCACGCAACATCGTCATGGCTTCGACCGAGGGCGGCATGGAAATCGAAAAAGTCGCGGCGGAGACTCCCGACAAGATCCTCCGGGAGACTGTCGACCCGGCGATAGGGCTGGCCGGCTTCCAGGCGGCCCGGCTCGGGTTCGGGCTCGAACTCACCGGAGATGCCCATCGGAACTTCGTGAAGTTCGTGACCGCACTCACCTCGCTGGCCGTCGAACTCGACACAGATCTGGTGGAGATCAACCCACTCGTCATCACCACGGACGGTCGGGTGATGGCACTTGACGGCAAGATGGCCTTCGACGACAGCGGGCTCTTCCGGCACCCGGACGTCGAGGAGATGCGCGACGAGTCGGAAGAAGACCCGGCCGAACTGGAAGCAAAGGCAGTTGGTCTTTCGTATATCAAGCTCGACGGCACCATCGGCTGCCTCGTCAACGGAGCCGGACTGGCGATGGCCACGATGGACACCATCAAGCACGTCGGTGGCGAACCGGCCAACTTCTTGGACGTAGGCGGGGGCGCCGACGCCGATCAGGTGGCCGCCGGGTTCCGGATCATCACCCGTGACCCCAATGTGAAGGGCATCTTCGTCAACATCTTTGGCGGCATCATGCGCTGCGACGTTATTGCTTCGGGGGTCGTGCAGGCGGTCAGGGATGTGGGCCTGGAGGTGCCGCTCGTCGTTCGCCTCGAGGGCACCAACGTAGAAGAGGGCAGGCGGATCATCGAAGAGTCCGGCCTGGATGTCATCTCCGCCGTCGATATGAAAGACGGCGCCGAGAAGATCGTGGAGTTGGCCAAGTGA
- the sucD gene encoding succinate--CoA ligase subunit alpha, translating into MSILINKDTKVIVQGLGNTGQFHTDKAIAYGTQMVGAVHPSKAGTTHVFEGETDHSGVQGRPDSYRVEVPLFSSVRQAVEETGADASVVYVPPPFAADAIMEAAESGIKVIVAVTEGVPIADMVRAKRYLADKDTRLVGPNCPGVITPGEIKIGIMPGYIHQPGKIGVISRSGTLTYEAVYQLTRLGLGQTTAVGIGGDPVNGTNFLDMLKQFNADPDTEGVVMIGEIGGTAEEEAAEWIKDNMTKPVAGFIAGTTAPAGKRMGHAGAIISGGKGTAAAKIAALHAAGIEVAETPTDMGTAMVRAMG; encoded by the coding sequence GTGAGCATCCTCATCAACAAAGACACCAAAGTCATCGTCCAGGGGCTCGGGAACACCGGACAGTTCCACACGGACAAAGCGATCGCCTACGGAACGCAGATGGTGGGGGCGGTGCACCCGTCGAAGGCCGGGACAACCCACGTATTCGAGGGAGAGACGGACCACTCGGGTGTGCAGGGCCGTCCCGACTCGTATCGGGTCGAAGTCCCGCTGTTCTCATCGGTCCGGCAGGCGGTCGAGGAGACGGGCGCAGACGCCAGTGTGGTGTACGTGCCGCCTCCGTTCGCCGCAGACGCCATCATGGAGGCCGCCGAGTCGGGAATCAAGGTGATCGTGGCGGTGACGGAGGGCGTTCCCATCGCCGATATGGTGCGCGCCAAGCGCTATCTGGCCGACAAGGACACTCGCCTGGTCGGGCCGAACTGCCCCGGTGTGATCACCCCGGGCGAGATCAAGATCGGCATCATGCCCGGGTATATCCACCAACCCGGAAAGATCGGTGTCATCAGCCGGTCGGGAACCCTCACGTACGAAGCGGTCTATCAGCTGACCAGGCTGGGTCTGGGGCAGACCACCGCCGTCGGAATCGGTGGCGATCCAGTCAACGGAACGAACTTCCTCGACATGTTGAAGCAGTTCAACGCCGACCCGGACACCGAGGGTGTGGTCATGATCGGCGAGATAGGTGGTACGGCAGAGGAAGAGGCCGCCGAGTGGATCAAGGACAACATGACGAAGCCGGTGGCAGGGTTCATTGCCGGAACCACGGCGCCGGCCGGCAAGCGCATGGGACACGCCGGCGCGATCATTTCCGGTGGGAAGGGAACCGCCGCAGCCAAGATCGCCGCGTTGCACGCAGCGGGCATCGAGGTGGCGGAAACCCCGACCGACATGGGTACCGCCATGGTCCGGGCGATGGGCTGA
- a CDS encoding LysE family transporter, which produces MDFFIVGLGLGLAAGLAPGPLHMLVLTASMQRGFAAGLRIAIAPLLTDLPIVTAGVLAVGAMPDAAVRVLAFGGGLFIIYLGVDALRWSVEDDQAATPAIDLRRGFIANFLNPHPWLFWLGVGGPLLRSAWETSAASAIAFVVAFYLLLIGTKVLLAAVASRGTTFIETAWYGWMIRLAAGALMAMGLWLVVGAIRDTL; this is translated from the coding sequence ATGGACTTCTTCATCGTCGGACTCGGTCTGGGCCTCGCCGCCGGGCTCGCCCCGGGGCCGCTCCACATGCTGGTCCTGACTGCGTCGATGCAGCGCGGGTTCGCGGCAGGGCTGCGAATAGCCATTGCCCCCCTCCTCACGGATCTGCCGATCGTCACCGCCGGGGTGCTGGCCGTCGGGGCGATGCCCGACGCCGCGGTTCGTGTCCTGGCCTTCGGCGGCGGTCTATTCATCATCTACCTCGGCGTCGACGCGCTGCGATGGAGCGTCGAGGATGATCAGGCGGCGACCCCTGCTATCGACCTCAGGCGCGGCTTCATCGCCAACTTCCTCAACCCGCACCCCTGGTTGTTCTGGCTCGGAGTCGGCGGACCGCTCCTTCGTTCCGCCTGGGAGACCTCAGCAGCCTCGGCGATCGCGTTTGTGGTGGCGTTCTATCTCCTGTTGATCGGAACCAAGGTGTTGCTGGCGGCGGTGGCTTCCAGGGGAACGACTTTCATAGAGACAGCCTGGTACGGATGGATGATACGACTGGCCGCCGGTGCACTGATGGCCATGGGCCTGTGGCTGGTCGTGGGCGCAATCCGCGACACCTTGTGA
- a CDS encoding quinone oxidoreductase, with the protein MHAMQIAELGGPEVLEWVTVPRPEPGAGDLLVHVEAAGINFIDIYQRSGLYPRDLPFTLGLEGAGTVVEVGPGSDGFEVGQRVAWATAPGSYAEYALVPAEVAVHVPDAVALDVAAAVMLQGMTAHFLAMDTYPLDAGEKCLIHAGAGGVGLLLIQVAKLLGAEVFATVSTDEKASLASEAGADHVINYTEGDFGDAVEEIVGPKALDVVYDGVGADTFDRGLELLRPRGLMALFGQSSGVVKPLDLGKLARFGSLYVTRPSLFVYIAQRVELERRAADVFEWIASGQLNVRIGARFPLSGAADAHRALEARETTGKVLLEP; encoded by the coding sequence ATGCATGCAATGCAGATCGCGGAGCTCGGGGGTCCCGAAGTACTCGAATGGGTAACGGTCCCACGACCCGAACCGGGAGCCGGCGACCTGCTTGTGCATGTCGAAGCTGCCGGTATCAACTTCATCGACATCTACCAACGGAGTGGCCTGTATCCACGTGACCTCCCGTTCACGCTCGGCCTCGAAGGGGCCGGCACGGTGGTAGAGGTGGGGCCGGGCAGCGATGGCTTCGAGGTGGGTCAACGAGTTGCTTGGGCGACTGCACCCGGATCGTACGCTGAGTACGCCCTAGTGCCTGCCGAAGTGGCCGTCCATGTTCCGGACGCGGTGGCGCTGGATGTGGCGGCCGCAGTGATGCTCCAGGGTATGACCGCCCACTTCCTGGCGATGGACACCTATCCGCTCGACGCAGGAGAGAAGTGCCTGATTCACGCAGGCGCCGGCGGTGTAGGGCTCCTCCTGATCCAGGTCGCCAAGCTGCTCGGAGCGGAGGTGTTTGCCACAGTCTCCACCGACGAGAAGGCCTCGCTGGCGAGCGAAGCAGGTGCAGATCACGTGATCAACTACACGGAAGGCGACTTCGGAGATGCGGTCGAAGAGATCGTCGGTCCGAAGGCGCTCGACGTCGTCTACGACGGAGTCGGCGCGGACACGTTCGACCGCGGGCTGGAGCTTCTTCGCCCGCGCGGGTTGATGGCTCTGTTCGGGCAGTCGAGTGGCGTCGTCAAGCCGCTGGATCTCGGCAAGCTGGCCCGGTTCGGTTCGTTGTATGTGACCCGTCCATCGCTCTTCGTCTACATCGCCCAGCGCGTCGAGCTCGAGCGCAGGGCTGCGGACGTCTTCGAGTGGATCGCTTCCGGGCAGTTGAACGTGCGAATTGGAGCTCGCTTCCCGCTGTCGGGTGCCGCAGATGCTCACCGGGCGCTGGAGGCGCGTGAAACGACCGGCAAGGTGCTTCTCGAGCCCTGA
- a CDS encoding lactate utilization protein → MERELFLERVRSAGTTSELPPVPESPPGPLLPDLPEDHLVDRFLQRLEAVDGIGHRAAGNDDVVRIIAGLLETYGAREVLTWDPEHLPVPGLIDRLLVDVVDPIIGKETRLEHQARYMDLQVGITGTSGGLAESGSIVLEAGRGRSRMASLIPLAHIALLREQDIVPGLSHWIAEHPDAARHTSNLVFVTGPSRTADIEQTLNLGVHGPKDLHVIVLGSEF, encoded by the coding sequence GTGGAACGTGAGCTGTTCCTCGAGCGAGTGAGGTCGGCAGGAACCACCTCAGAGTTGCCACCGGTGCCCGAGAGCCCACCGGGACCTCTCCTGCCGGATCTGCCGGAAGATCACCTGGTCGATCGGTTTCTCCAGCGTCTCGAGGCCGTGGACGGCATTGGTCATCGGGCAGCCGGCAACGACGACGTGGTGCGCATCATTGCGGGCCTTCTCGAGACCTACGGAGCACGAGAGGTGCTCACCTGGGATCCCGAGCACCTGCCGGTGCCGGGACTGATCGACCGGTTGCTCGTCGACGTGGTCGATCCGATCATTGGCAAGGAGACGCGGCTGGAACATCAGGCTCGCTACATGGACCTGCAGGTGGGCATCACCGGTACCTCCGGCGGTCTCGCTGAATCGGGGTCGATCGTTCTCGAGGCCGGTCGCGGTCGATCACGGATGGCGTCGCTGATTCCGCTCGCCCACATCGCCTTGCTGAGAGAGCAGGACATCGTGCCGGGCCTTTCCCATTGGATTGCGGAACACCCCGACGCTGCCCGCCACACCTCCAATCTGGTGTTCGTCACCGGGCCGAGCCGGACGGCGGACATCGAGCAGACCCTCAACCTGGGCGTGCACGGCCCGAAGGATCTGCACGTGATTGTCCTGGGTTCTGAGTTCTGA
- a CDS encoding LutB/LldF family L-lactate oxidation iron-sulfur protein — protein sequence MVPVAFIDRARKGLGSPGVAALNTGSRRMMSHRLTAVEEFPSMDSMRDRAREIRLYSLAHLDELLARFTDEVEAQGGHVFFAADGEEAIGYIRRLAERENVGRIVKSKSMVTEEIHLNDALEAGEFEVVETDLGEFIIQLSGDTPSHIIAPVMHKTRQDVGRLFADKLDVEYTDDPQELNGIARSHLRQIFLDADMGISGCNVAIAESGTVSLVTNEGNGRLTTTAPRVHVAIMGMERIVPTLGDAAVILEVLARSATGQKLSVYTSLITGPRRPEEPDGPDEFHVVILDNGRSRVLGGDTAEILACIRCGACLNVCPVYREAGGHAYGFTYSGPIGAVLVPSLLGLEDWHDLPYASSLCGACLDACPVRIDLPELLLRLRRDAVAQGYPPPGLERVIGWYAGLATRPALWRTALRAAGLGSKVLGRKGWISSLPGKGAAWTDHRDLPRPATRPFHARWKERNGGT from the coding sequence ATGGTGCCCGTTGCTTTCATCGATCGGGCGCGCAAAGGTCTCGGCAGTCCGGGCGTTGCTGCCCTCAACACCGGCAGCCGCCGGATGATGTCTCATCGGCTCACCGCGGTCGAGGAGTTCCCGAGCATGGACTCGATGCGCGATCGGGCTAGGGAGATACGCCTCTACTCGCTGGCGCATCTCGATGAGCTTCTCGCTCGCTTCACCGACGAGGTCGAGGCGCAGGGGGGTCACGTCTTCTTTGCAGCCGACGGCGAGGAAGCTATCGGGTACATCCGCCGGCTCGCCGAACGGGAAAACGTAGGCCGGATCGTCAAGTCGAAGTCGATGGTCACGGAGGAGATCCACCTCAACGACGCCCTCGAGGCCGGCGAGTTCGAAGTCGTTGAGACGGATCTCGGTGAGTTCATCATTCAACTGTCCGGGGATACTCCCTCGCACATCATCGCGCCCGTCATGCACAAGACCCGCCAGGATGTCGGTCGTCTGTTCGCAGACAAGCTCGACGTCGAATACACGGATGACCCCCAGGAACTGAACGGGATCGCCAGGAGCCACCTCCGCCAGATCTTCCTGGACGCAGACATGGGGATCTCCGGCTGCAACGTCGCCATCGCCGAATCCGGAACCGTTTCGCTCGTCACGAATGAAGGAAACGGCAGGCTGACGACCACCGCTCCCAGAGTTCACGTTGCGATCATGGGGATGGAGAGAATCGTTCCGACGCTCGGAGACGCCGCCGTGATTCTGGAGGTTCTCGCCAGGAGTGCGACCGGTCAGAAACTGAGCGTGTATACGAGCCTGATCACCGGGCCGCGTCGGCCGGAGGAGCCCGACGGACCGGATGAGTTCCATGTCGTCATCCTCGATAACGGCCGGTCCCGGGTTCTGGGAGGAGACACTGCCGAGATACTCGCCTGCATACGGTGCGGGGCGTGCCTCAACGTGTGTCCGGTCTACCGGGAAGCCGGTGGACACGCCTACGGGTTCACCTACTCAGGGCCAATCGGTGCAGTGCTGGTCCCGTCCCTCCTCGGCCTGGAGGATTGGCACGACCTCCCCTACGCCTCGAGTTTGTGTGGCGCCTGCCTCGACGCCTGTCCGGTCAGGATCGACCTTCCCGAACTCCTGCTTCGCCTTCGTCGTGATGCAGTCGCCCAGGGCTACCCGCCCCCGGGCCTCGAAAGAGTCATCGGCTGGTACGCGGGCCTGGCCACCAGGCCCGCGCTCTGGCGCACTGCCTTGCGGGCAGCCGGCCTCGGCTCCAAAGTCCTGGGACGGAAGGGCTGGATCTCTTCGCTGCCGGGGAAGGGTGCAGCCTGGACCGACCATCGAGATCTGCCCCGACCGGCCACCCGGCCGTTTCATGCGAGATGGAAGGAGCGGAACGGTGGAACGTGA
- a CDS encoding (Fe-S)-binding protein, with translation MVKVQLFVTCLVDSFFPEVGEAVVDVLERHGCTVEFPFDQTCCGQPAFNVGYHDQAREMAQHTIEVLDATEGTIVVPSGSCADMMINHTPELFDGNDELRGAAERVSARVKEFSSFLVDELGITDAGAVCAGRTATYHPSCHGFRNLGIRVQPETLLDHVSGLERVDLPDAETCCGFGGLFSVELPEVSASIMSTKLTNVEATGANLLVGVDVSCLMHLAGGLRRRGSTIEVKHIAEVLNGEPAS, from the coding sequence ATGGTGAAGGTGCAACTCTTTGTCACGTGCCTGGTCGATTCCTTTTTTCCGGAGGTCGGCGAGGCCGTAGTGGACGTTCTCGAGCGCCACGGCTGCACAGTCGAGTTCCCCTTCGATCAGACGTGTTGCGGTCAGCCCGCCTTCAACGTGGGATACCACGACCAGGCCAGGGAGATGGCCCAGCACACGATCGAGGTTCTGGACGCCACCGAGGGCACGATCGTGGTGCCCTCCGGATCGTGTGCCGACATGATGATCAACCACACCCCGGAGTTGTTCGACGGAAACGACGAACTGCGGGGGGCCGCCGAACGGGTGTCCGCCCGGGTCAAGGAGTTCTCCAGCTTCCTGGTTGACGAACTCGGGATCACCGATGCCGGAGCTGTTTGCGCAGGTCGAACCGCCACCTACCACCCGTCCTGTCACGGGTTTCGGAACCTGGGCATCCGCGTTCAACCGGAAACCCTCCTCGACCATGTCTCCGGCCTGGAGCGGGTCGATCTGCCGGACGCGGAGACCTGCTGCGGATTCGGCGGCCTCTTCTCGGTGGAGTTGCCGGAGGTCTCTGCATCCATAATGTCCACCAAGCTCACCAACGTTGAAGCCACCGGAGCCAACCTCCTCGTCGGCGTAGACGTCAGCTGCCTCATGCACCTCGCCGGCGGGCTCCGCCGCAGGGGATCGACCATCGAGGTCAAGCACATCGCGGAAGTCTTGAACGGGGAGCCGGCATCGTGA